The nucleotide sequence GCCGTGCGATCGCTCGAAATCAGCCTTGTGGTAAGCATGCGCTTGCTCCCAGTCATCCATTAGTTCTGGTTCGAGTACCCTTTCCATCAAGTCTCTCCGGCTATTTCTGTCAAACACCAGTCCCTCTGAATGAGTATCTCGAATTTCCGGGCGGATGTCCGTCGGCCTGCTGCCAGACCCATTGCTATCCTCGCTCCCACCCCCACTGCCTGCGCGATCGCCCAGCAATTGCAAGCTGGATTGGCAGAGGCTGTGGTGTGGACTAAAGCCAGCTCCGAGAGCGAGTCGGCAGAGCTTGAGAGGGTTCGCACATATACTGGATCGCTCGCAGCAGTCGTACAGCAGGTCTGGCAAGAAGCAGAGGCGCTAGTGTTCGTGCTGGCGACTGGGGCAGTCGTTCGTTTGATTGCTCCCTACCTAGCCGATAAAAGTACCGATCCGGCAGTAGTGGTGGTAGACGAGGGGGCGAAGTTTGCCATTTCGCTGTCTGGCGGTCACGGGGCTGGAGGCGATCGCCTCACCCGCGAGGTGGCAGCATTGTTAGAGGCCACGCCCGTTATTTCCTCGGCCTCCGAAGTGCATCAGTTGCCGGCCCTCGATACGTTGGGAAAGTCCTTTGGCTGGCAGCGGGGAGCAGGGGATTGGCTGGGGGTGGCAAGTGCAGCGGTGCGAGCGGCAGCAGGGGCAGGGGCGATCGCCGTGCGGCAAACCTGCGGCTGGACAATGTGGCAGCAGCAATTGCCCGATCGCCATCCGTTGGTTTGGGAGGTGTCCGAACTGAGCGACGAGATTCCGATCCGAGCCACCCTTTGGATCTCCGATCGCCGTCCCCCTGCAGACTTGCCGCAGCCCTATGCCTGTTGGCATCCTCGGACGTTGTGGCTGGGGGTAGGCTGCGAGCGGGGGACTGCTGCGGCCACGATCGAGCGGGCGATCGCCGATCGCCTTGCGGAACTGGGGTTGGCTCGCGCAGCGGTGGCGGGACTGGCCTCGATTGCTCTGAAGGCGGATGAAGCGGGTTTATTGGCTGTTGCTCGCCAATATCAGTGGCCCCTGCGCTGGTTTGAGGCTGCCGAGCTGGCCCGAGCTACCGTACCCAATCCCTCCCCTGTTGTGGAGCGGGCGGTGGGAACGCCCTCGGTGGCAGAAGCAGCGGCGTTGCTGGCGGCCGAGAGCGATCGCCTAGTGGCCCCCAAACAGGTGTTGCGGGTTCCCGATGCGGGAGCTTGCACGGTGGCGATCGCTCGGGCCGAGTGCGAATATTCGCCGCGATTGGGTCAGTTACGGCTAGTGGGGATTGGTCCTGGATCGCTCGATTGCTTGACCCCTGCAGCTCGTCAGGCGATCGTGCGGGCCGATGCTGTGGTGGGCTACCAACTGTATCTCGATCTCGTTTCCCCCCTGCTGCGCCCCCAACAGATTGTCTGTGCCAGTCCGATAACGCAGGAGGTGCAGCGGGCCGATGGCGCGATCGCTTTGGCTCGACGGGGCCTGTCAGTTGCCGTGCTCTCGTCAGGAGATTGCGGCATTTACGGCATGGCGGGTTTAGTGCTGGAGCGCTTGGCCCAAACGGGTTGGGACGGTCGCTCGCCCCAGGTGGAAGTTGTCCCTGGCATTACTGCCCTGCAGGCGGCGGCGGCTCGCGTTGGCGCTCCCTTGATGCACGACTTTTGTGCCATTTCGCTGTCAGATTTGCTCACCCCCTGGCCGGTTATCGAACGGCGTCTAGAAGCGGCGGCGGCGGCAGATTTTGTTGTGGCCCTCTACAATCCGCGATCGCAAACCCGCACCCGAGGAATTGCCACCGCCCGCGATATTTTTCTACGCCATCGCTCTCCCGCGACCCCGGTAGCGATTGTCCGGGCTGCCTATCGGTCTGACGAATCCATTCAAATCACGACACTAACGGATTTCGATGTCGCTGTTGTCGATATGCTGTCAACCGTTCTCATCGGCAACAGCAACACGTTTGTTTGCGAGGGATATGCGATTACGCCCAGAGGATATCTCCGCGCTTATTCCAGCATGACTTCACCGTTGACACACCCAGATGCCGATAGATGTTCTTGACGAGGATATCTTTCAAGGCAGTGTGTCTGGAGCTCGATCCTTGCCTGACATCCTGACAGAAAGCGCGAGATTCCTGCCTTACTCCAACAGTTCTACAGTGCCAGTGCGGCCATCAATCCGAATGGTTTGGCCATCTTCGAACAGTTGAGTGGCATGGGCAATATCCATCACCGCCGGAATGTTGTATTCGCGAGCCACGATCGCGCCGTGGGATAGCCGTCCCCCCACTTCCGCCACTAAACCTGCTGCCCGAGCCAAAATCGGTGCCCAGCCCGCATCGGTATAAGGCACCACCACAATCGTATTGGGGGGAATTGGGGTGGCAGTTTGGAGGGTGCGAAACACTTTGACCTGGCCTTGCACCTGACCCACACTGGCCCCAATGCCTTGCCAAATTCCCGAACCACGACTGGGATTGACACTAGGAATGAAGTCGGAGGGAGGATTGTTGCCATAGATAATGAATGGAATTGAAGTCTTAGCTCGGTCTCGCTCGAATTGGGCTCGTCGCTCGGTCACTAAGCATTGCATCTCCTGCGCCGAGGCTTGCGCCGGTTCAGTCATCCAGCGACGCAGTTCCTCATAGGTCAGAAAGAACAAATCTCCAGGTTGACTTAATAAGCCCCGCTCGATCGCGAGGGCTTCTAGGGCTACCGAGCTCCAACGCAACTCTGCCAACAACTTTAAATAAACCGTGGCCACGCGACCTTTCAAGCTCAGGCGTTGCTGTACTAGATTTCGTCGCCAGCCGGATCGCTGCCTATCTGTATCGCTCGGCACTGGACTGGAGGTGGACGCAGAGGTTGAGGCAGGAGAACCTGCTTGTGGCGGATGTAAAAAGAACTGGGTAAAGAGCGCCTGCACGGGCTGGGGATCTTCGCGCCAAGTGGGAACGGCAATATCGGTACCCACTTCGCTGAGATAACCATAACGATCGACAATTCGATCCAGTTCGGCCAGCAGCTTCTGGCCATCGGGATCTTGGCCTATGGCATCAAACAGGGCTGAGGGCTCTGAAGGGTCTTCGTCCTCCACGGACAGAGCTGCGAGGTGGGGCCAGCGCTGGCGAGCCGATTGCGCTAAGTTTTGGATCGCTCGCAAAGAAGCCACTTCTGGCAGTTGGTTTTGGTCCAGAACGGTATCGGGGACTTTGAGTAGGGTCTGCCGCAAGGCAAAACTCAAGGGGGCGAGGATGCTGTAGTAGGTGGCTCGTTCGAGCTGAGCCAGGAGTACTTCAATCCGCTCTAGGAGTTCGAGGCTGGAGAGTTGAGCTGGCGATCGCCGCTTGAGTTGGGTCGAGATGGGATCGAACTGTTGCGCATTGTCCCGCTCGAAATCTTGCATTAAGCTCCACTCTCGACCCAGCAACCGCCCCAGTCCGGGTAAATTTCTCAGAGTGCTCGACAGTGGAGGTTTGCCGAACTTAGCCCCACGGGTGAGAAACTCCAAGCTTTCGGCAGGCAACCCCATGCGTCGAAAAATTTGCCCTAGCAGGGTTGCATTGAAATAAGCCTGGGAATAGTGCAAGGTAGCCGTTTCGCCAAAGTCTAAGCCTTGGGTCCGTTGACCCAGAACGATCGTAAAAATCTTCCCCCAGACCCCACAGGTCAAGGGCCGATTGAGCGACCAGGTCAGGGGACGAATTGCCCCCGGAATCACTTCCGCCGCTATTTTACGGGTCCAAATCGGCGTCAGGGTGGTGATGGGACGAGCTTGCAACAGCCAAAGTTTGCGGCCATCGAAACTCCACTCGATATCCTGAGGAATGCCGTGGTAACGCAGCTCCAAATGCCGCGCCAAGTCAGCCACCCGTTGCACCAACGACAGGGGGACGGAGCCATCTAGCTTTAAATCTGGCTCAACTTCGGTCACCTCTATCGGACTTAATTCTTCTAGGGCTCGATCTTGCACTTCGATCCGGTATTGTTCCGGGGTGACTCGGCCCGACACCACTTGCTCTGCACCCCCCGCTAAGGCTTCAACCAAAACGCCATCACCCTGACCGATCGGATCGCGGCTAAAGGCAACCCCGGCATAAACCCCTTGCACTTGCCGCTGCACCAACAAGGCCATGCCTCCCCGATCGCTCAGCTTGCGATCGCGGCGATATTGTGTGGCCCCGGCCCGATGATAAGAAGCCCGACATTGAAGAATTGCCTGCTCTAGGTCGGTTGGGTTGGCAACATTCGAGACGGATCGGTATTGCCCCGCAGCGGAAGCATCGATTCGATCCTCCCCCAGGGCTGAAGAACGCACCACCCATGTGTGGCTCCAAGGAGAGTCTTCAGCGGCTTGCATGTGGCTCAAAAGCGATCCAGCACTAGCCCCGCTCGGCAAAATCCAGCCGGAAGGAATAGGGTAGCCCCATTGTTTCAACTGGGCCAGAGTGGCTGCTTTTTGGCCCATGCGCTCGACGCTGGGACGATTGTCTAGAGACCCAATCACATCGCGACCTCTCAGATAGCGGAACATCTTGCGGGAGCTCGAGTTGCCTCGGACTGGGGACAGAGCTAGATCGTCGGGGATTTGACGATAGATCCAAGCGATCGCGAGACTGAGGCCAATGACTGCAGCAACCCTAGCCGGACTCTGGGGATGGCGTAAGGCTTCCACCACTGGCAATAGACCTAACACTCCCCAGCGGACTAGGTGTCGTCGTCGCACGAATCCAAAGCTGATACCGGCAACCCCAAAAATAAGCAGGGCCGCGATCCAATCGTGGACGATATATCCCCAAACCACATTGGTCGTACCTGCGCCTCGGGTTGCGACATAGCGACCCAGTACCAGGGCAATCAGAGCGATCGCTTCCCAAGCGGGCAGGTCGGGCAACAGGAAACGAGCCAAGAGCACTGCCCCAATTCCTTTTACAGCCTCGGAGAGCACCGCTAATAGCCCTAGCCCAGTCCCACCGTGGTAAAAAGCTGCGGAGACGCTGATATTGCCAGTACCCAGATCGGATAACTGCTTGCCCCCCAATCCCCGCACAATCCAGGCGATCGCGGGCAGTCCTCCGAGCAAAGGACAAACTGTACAAAGCATCAGCGCAGCCCAGACTGGCGAAAAAGTCATAGATCGATCGAGAGAGTCCGAGCACTAAAGATAAGTTAGCGCGAGGAAGCAAGATTGGCCTAGCGATCGTGAGGCCCAAGACTGCGGTTTTGCTCAGTCCCGGGAAAGAGCACTTGCAATCTCGTCAAGTTTAATTTACATTAATTTACATAAGGTTACATTTCTTCGGAGCCCATTATGTATCGTGTCGATGAAACCGGTGTCACCAACAACTATGCCGATATGCCTGCAGCATACGTTGCCACCTATCCGACCAAAGCCGAACAACAGACCTATGCCCTGCAAGGTGCTGTCGCTATCTTGCTAGTCACTACTTTGTTGCTCACCGCGTTTGGCGTTAGCTAGCCAATTGCAACGCTGCAAACCTAGATTCACGATTGAAGGAGAGGAACTCAGATATGAATATTACTCAAGCCGTCCGAGAACGCCAGCAACGAGAGGCCAATTTAGGTCTCTCTCGACCCAAACTTGGTTTCACCGACTATGCCGAGAAATTCAACGGTCGGTTAGCCATGTTAGGGTTCGTCATCGGTCTTGCAACAGAATTCCTGACTGGCCAGGGTATCTTGTCTCAACTCGGATTGTTCTAAAATTCAACATCAGTTCTAGACAGCCAGCGGTAGCGATGCAAGCGATCGCCGCCACAGAAATCGAGCAAACCCCCGATTTGCTGGGGGTTTTCCCCATTGGCTTTTAGAATCGCGCTCGCTAGCCCCCGTGACTGCAACACATCTGCCGAAGAGCAAGCGGAAAACTTTCTGAGAACATCCGCCAACCGGCGATCGCAGCTATTACGATGGGCGAAGTTCGCTGTCAGTCACTTCCGCTCGGTCCCAATCCCAAGGGTTCCAAAGCGCTCGGAAGGTTGCACGGCGGACGTCGAACTTGAAATTTCACCTGGAGGCTAGCAACCTTGCCATGCAGGTAGGGTTGCTTTGATTGTGTATGACAGGTATTGCAAAGGTAGCCGTTCTACTGTGTGGATACGGCGAAGTTGAAAATTACGAGGAGTTTGCGGACTACAACGAGCGGGCACTGCGCTTACTCGCGTCTAAATTCATTAAATTTCCCGAGTTTTCCATCCCCTGGCTGGCGAAAGCATTGGAATTTACCGATCGCCGCGAGTGGAGTCAACAAAGCCACTATCACTCTCCCCACAACGAAATTTTCGAAGCCCAGCGAACTGGGCTAGAACAAGTGCTGCAGGAGCGATACGGCGATCGCGTGGCAGTGTTCAAAGCCTTTAACTTTTGCGAGCCCTTCCTGCCCCATCAAGTGCTGCAGCAGATTCGCGAGCAAGGATACGATCGCCTGCTAATTTATCCCCTACTGGTGGTGGATTCGGTCTACACCAGCGGCTTGGCCCTGCAGCAAATCAACGAAGCCTTGGGCAGCGACCACGACTGGATTGAAGACCTGCGTTACTTGCCCAGCTTTTTCGATCGCCCCGAATACCACCAGTGCATGGCCGAGCGCATTGAAGCGCGTCTCGAAGATCTGCAGGGAAACTATGCCCGCTCCCAAATCGGCATCATCTTGCTCAACCACGGCTGTCCGCTAGATTCCAAAGGGTTCGAAAGTGGCATTCGCGAAAGTGAAGCGCTGTACAGCAGCATTCGCGATCGCCTCATCCACCGCTATCCGCTCGTGTCCATCGGCTGGATGAATCACGATACCCCCGGCAAGTGGACTATCCCCGATATGGAACAAGCCGCCACCAATCTCTTAACCACTGGAGCAAAAGCGCTCGTGTTTGCCCCCATCGGTTTTGCCACCGAGAACCACGAGACAATGCTGGATGTGGGTTATGCCATCAAAAAGTTTCAGTCTCGGGCTGAATGTCTCCATCTCGATTGTTTGAATGACGATCCGGCGTTTTTGCAGGTGGCAGCCGATTGGATCGATCCGCTGGCCGCCGAGCTACTGGGAGTGGAACGGGCTGCTCAAACCGCCGCAACCCCGTCGCTTGCCAGCAAGCCCCCGACGCCCAATCGCAATCTCGATCTCCATAAACTGCTTTCGGGCAACGGCCACCATCACCACCATCACCATGCCAACGGTCACTCTCACAGTTCTGGGAAGCACCACCATCACCATCATTAACACCGGATTAATCCAGGATTAATGCTTGCGTGCCACATTCACATACAATGGCTTGAGCGAGGGCATTCAAGTCACCTGGGTTGTCAAAAGTTTGACCCGGGTGACTTGTCCTATTGAGACAACTGCTGGACTAGGGTAAATACTTTTGAACTGCAATCCAGCCCGTCCAGGAGACCCAGCTTAAGGCCAGCACGAGCGAGCCATTCGCCGCGAGATGCACCGATCGCGCCCAGGGTCGGAGGGGATGAATTTTGGGGCCAGACCAAACGGATAGCACTGTCAGACTGACGACCGCGAGGCCAGCCGGTAGGTGTTGGGATTGGCCGAGCCTGCCATAGTGTCCCAGGGTGCCAATAAGCCCGATCGCCAGTAGTTCTAAAACGGTCAGCCCCAGCAGAATGCCCAGACGGTAGTGCAGGCGACGCAGACTCTGGAGCCTCCGCAATTGAGATCCTGTGGCTGGGGCGACTTGGTATTGCAGGCGTTGGCGACGCATCGTCCAACCCAGAACGGCCAAACAAAGCACGAGCGCAATTGTCAGACCCATGGACCAAGCGGCAATCTGCCACAACCACATAAAAGAAGGTAAGTCCAGCATGGAGTGAGCTCAGCCCTAACGACACCACCCCATTTTGGCTTGGGGGAAACCATATGGGGCATTGAGAGGATTTGAGGTCGGGGTTTAGAATAAGCTTTTATGACTGGATATCGTTCGATGGTTAAGCGATCGAGTGAAAGCGAGTTGGCAGAAGATAGGGCTTTCGTGACTACTCTCACCGCTAACCCTACGGGTCTAGCAGGAGCTTCTCAGACTCACGAATGAGAGTTGCTGTTTCACAGGCATCCCAGCGGATAAGCCTCCACAGCCAGAGAGCGGTAGTCCAACCGCCCTGCGTTTACCTATCCTATCCCCCTCCCCGCCAAACGCTCTGCATTCTGGCGGGAGTACCCCGGAGGTCATGATGGAGGCAGCAATGGCTGCCAGTGCGCTTGTCGCCTGGTCTGATGGCACGATTGCCCCAAGAGAACTGTCCATCAAAGACTTTTGTCTCGAAAACCTGAGCAAGCTAAACATTTTCGAGCCCCACGAGGCCAGCGATATTTTTCTGCGATACGTGCGGAGTTTGCAAGACAATCCAACGTCTGGAAAAGCTGAAGTTCTCGAAGCCATTGACAAGCTGCCCGATAACAAGCGAGATAGCGATCTGTTGATTTCAATTTGTATTGGAGTGGGCAACTGCGATTGCGATCTCAGCCAGGAAGAAGTTGACGCGATTGTTGAAGTGGGCCAACAGTTGGGGGCCAGCACTGGGGACATCCTCGCAAAGCTGGAGCAGGTCAAACCCAAGCTCGATGCCACACTCGATCCGCTCACGGGCTTGCCGCGAGATTGAAGCGATTTTACAAGATTGAGGCAATTCGAGAGAGGCGATCGCTCAAGAGATCGACGCTCGAGCCAACTGTTCTACCTTTTGTACCAACGCCTGCTGATCCACCACAGGCTTGGCGATATAGCCCTCTGCGCCACTCTCGCGTAAAAACAGCTCGCGATCGCCTCGCATGGCGTGAGCCGTTACCAAAATGACTGGCACTGACTGCGATTGCGGGTTTTGCTTCAACAATTGCGTAATCCGAATGCCATCCACCGACTCCCCTTTGTAGGTACTTTGAGACAGCGATACATCCATCAACACCGCAGAAATTTCGCCGCCTGCCACAATCTCTAAAATCTCTACTACATCCTGACTTTGCACCACCTCAAAGCCACCCCGCTTCTTCAAAATGGTGGCAAACACGCGGGCATTTAACGG is from Synechococcus sp. PCC 7336 and encodes:
- a CDS encoding tellurite resistance TerB family protein codes for the protein MAASALVAWSDGTIAPRELSIKDFCLENLSKLNIFEPHEASDIFLRYVRSLQDNPTSGKAEVLEAIDKLPDNKRDSDLLISICIGVGNCDCDLSQEEVDAIVEVGQQLGASTGDILAKLEQVKPKLDATLDPLTGLPRD
- a CDS encoding response regulator — encoded protein: MVKVLLVEDDPLNARVFATILKKRGGFEVVQSQDVVEILEIVAGGEISAVLMDVSLSQSTYKGESVDGIRITQLLKQNPQSQSVPVILVTAHAMRGDRELFLRESGAEGYIAKPVVDQQALVQKVEQLARASIS
- the cobJ gene encoding precorrin-3B C(17)-methyltransferase; protein product: MSISNFRADVRRPAARPIAILAPTPTACAIAQQLQAGLAEAVVWTKASSESESAELERVRTYTGSLAAVVQQVWQEAEALVFVLATGAVVRLIAPYLADKSTDPAVVVVDEGAKFAISLSGGHGAGGDRLTREVAALLEATPVISSASEVHQLPALDTLGKSFGWQRGAGDWLGVASAAVRAAAGAGAIAVRQTCGWTMWQQQLPDRHPLVWEVSELSDEIPIRATLWISDRRPPADLPQPYACWHPRTLWLGVGCERGTAAATIERAIADRLAELGLARAAVAGLASIALKADEAGLLAVARQYQWPLRWFEAAELARATVPNPSPVVERAVGTPSVAEAAALLAAESDRLVAPKQVLRVPDAGACTVAIARAECEYSPRLGQLRLVGIGPGSLDCLTPAARQAIVRADAVVGYQLYLDLVSPLLRPQQIVCASPITQEVQRADGAIALARRGLSVAVLSSGDCGIYGMAGLVLERLAQTGWDGRSPQVEVVPGITALQAAAARVGAPLMHDFCAISLSDLLTPWPVIERRLEAAAAADFVVALYNPRSQTRTRGIATARDIFLRHRSPATPVAIVRAAYRSDESIQITTLTDFDVAVVDMLSTVLIGNSNTFVCEGYAITPRGYLRAYSSMTSPLTHPDADRCS
- the psb34 gene encoding photosystem II assembly protein Psb34; this translates as MYRVDETGVTNNYADMPAAYVATYPTKAEQQTYALQGAVAILLVTTLLLTAFGVS
- a CDS encoding chlorophyll a/b-binding protein encodes the protein MNITQAVRERQQREANLGLSRPKLGFTDYAEKFNGRLAMLGFVIGLATEFLTGQGILSQLGLF
- a CDS encoding ferrochelatase → MTGIAKVAVLLCGYGEVENYEEFADYNERALRLLASKFIKFPEFSIPWLAKALEFTDRREWSQQSHYHSPHNEIFEAQRTGLEQVLQERYGDRVAVFKAFNFCEPFLPHQVLQQIREQGYDRLLIYPLLVVDSVYTSGLALQQINEALGSDHDWIEDLRYLPSFFDRPEYHQCMAERIEARLEDLQGNYARSQIGIILLNHGCPLDSKGFESGIRESEALYSSIRDRLIHRYPLVSIGWMNHDTPGKWTIPDMEQAATNLLTTGAKALVFAPIGFATENHETMLDVGYAIKKFQSRAECLHLDCLNDDPAFLQVAADWIDPLAAELLGVERAAQTAATPSLASKPPTPNRNLDLHKLLSGNGHHHHHHHANGHSHSSGKHHHHHH
- a CDS encoding glycerol-3-phosphate acyltransferase encodes the protein MTFSPVWAALMLCTVCPLLGGLPAIAWIVRGLGGKQLSDLGTGNISVSAAFYHGGTGLGLLAVLSEAVKGIGAVLLARFLLPDLPAWEAIALIALVLGRYVATRGAGTTNVVWGYIVHDWIAALLIFGVAGISFGFVRRRHLVRWGVLGLLPVVEALRHPQSPARVAAVIGLSLAIAWIYRQIPDDLALSPVRGNSSSRKMFRYLRGRDVIGSLDNRPSVERMGQKAATLAQLKQWGYPIPSGWILPSGASAGSLLSHMQAAEDSPWSHTWVVRSSALGEDRIDASAAGQYRSVSNVANPTDLEQAILQCRASYHRAGATQYRRDRKLSDRGGMALLVQRQVQGVYAGVAFSRDPIGQGDGVLVEALAGGAEQVVSGRVTPEQYRIEVQDRALEELSPIEVTEVEPDLKLDGSVPLSLVQRVADLARHLELRYHGIPQDIEWSFDGRKLWLLQARPITTLTPIWTRKIAAEVIPGAIRPLTWSLNRPLTCGVWGKIFTIVLGQRTQGLDFGETATLHYSQAYFNATLLGQIFRRMGLPAESLEFLTRGAKFGKPPLSSTLRNLPGLGRLLGREWSLMQDFERDNAQQFDPISTQLKRRSPAQLSSLELLERIEVLLAQLERATYYSILAPLSFALRQTLLKVPDTVLDQNQLPEVASLRAIQNLAQSARQRWPHLAALSVEDEDPSEPSALFDAIGQDPDGQKLLAELDRIVDRYGYLSEVGTDIAVPTWREDPQPVQALFTQFFLHPPQAGSPASTSASTSSPVPSDTDRQRSGWRRNLVQQRLSLKGRVATVYLKLLAELRWSSVALEALAIERGLLSQPGDLFFLTYEELRRWMTEPAQASAQEMQCLVTERRAQFERDRAKTSIPFIIYGNNPPSDFIPSVNPSRGSGIWQGIGASVGQVQGQVKVFRTLQTATPIPPNTIVVVPYTDAGWAPILARAAGLVAEVGGRLSHGAIVAREYNIPAVMDIAHATQLFEDGQTIRIDGRTGTVELLE
- a CDS encoding DUF4079 domain-containing protein, with the protein product MLDLPSFMWLWQIAAWSMGLTIALVLCLAVLGWTMRRQRLQYQVAPATGSQLRRLQSLRRLHYRLGILLGLTVLELLAIGLIGTLGHYGRLGQSQHLPAGLAVVSLTVLSVWSGPKIHPLRPWARSVHLAANGSLVLALSWVSWTGWIAVQKYLP